The Procambarus clarkii isolate CNS0578487 chromosome 76, FALCON_Pclarkii_2.0, whole genome shotgun sequence genome includes a window with the following:
- the LOC138357224 gene encoding uncharacterized protein, with product MASGICQVTPRAYANNYTSPQMNIGSGNDQEVFMISKRKWNTECREYMEQVPGDNKEHQASVPGDNKEHQASVPGDNKEHQASVPGDNKEHQASVPGDNKEHQASVPGDNKEHQASVPGDNKEHQASVPGDNKEHQASVPGDNKEHQASVPGDNKEHQASVPGDNKEHQASVPGDNKEHQASVPGDNKEHQASVPGDNKAITPR from the exons ATGGCCTCTGGTATTTGTCAGGTCACCCCCAGAGCGTATGCCAACAATTATACATCACCCCAAATGAACATAGGTTCTGGTAATGACCAAGAGGTGTTTATGATCAGTAAGAGAAAATGGAATACTGAATGTAGGGAATATATGGAACaag TTCCTGgagacaacaaagaacaccaagcATCAGTTCCTGgagacaacaaagaacaccaagcATCAGTTCCTGgagacaacaaagaacaccaagcATCAGTTCCTGgagacaacaaagaacaccaagcATCAGTTCCTGgagacaacaaagaacaccaagcATCAGTTCCTGgagacaacaaagaacaccaagcATCAGTTCCTGgagacaacaaagaacaccaagcATCAGTTCCTGgagacaacaaagaacaccaagcATCAGTTCCTGgagacaacaaagaacaccaagcATCAGTTCCTGgagacaacaaagaacaccaagcATCAGTTCCTGgagacaacaaagaacaccaagcATCAGTTCCTGgagacaacaaagaacaccaagcATCAGTTCCTGgagacaacaaagaacaccaagcATCAGTTCCTGGAGACAACAAAGCAATAACACCGAGATGA